The genomic window TCAGCGCCGCCAGTGCCTCTGCATCCGTGCGGTAGCTGAAGAGCATCGGCCCGGGCGCGAGCAGTCCGGCACGCTCCAGCACCTGCATGGCCGGCAGCTTCAGCCCGCTCAGGTGCAGGCGCACGCCTTTGGCTTCCATCATTCGCCGGATGGAGCCGAACACTTCGGCCCCCGTGATGTCGATGCGATTGATGGGCTGGGCGAAGAGGCACACGTCCGTCAGGTCCGGCCGCTCGGCCAGCGCGACCGTGAGCGCGCGCTCGAGCGTGGATGCCGATGCGAAGTCGAGCTCGGCATCCATGCGCAGCGCGTAGAGATGCGGCGCCAGGGGCGGCAGCTTCCAGAGGTTGCGGTCGCGCAGGCTGCCGTCGGGGTGCAGGCCCACCTCGATGATGCGCGGATGCAGGTGGCGGTACATGTAGTGCGCCAGGCTCGCGAGCAGCCCGCCCAGCACGCCCCAGTAGATGCTGGGCGCCGTGGCAATCGTCAGCACGAAGGTACCGAACGCAACGCCCGCCTCGATGCGCGACACGCGCCACAGCGCAACAAAACTCGCCGGCTTGACCAGCCCCAGAATGGCCGTGACCACCACCGCCGCCAGCACCGCCTGCGGCACGTGATAGAGCAGCGGCATCAGCCAAAGCAGCGCGCCGGCCACCACGATCACGCTGAACAGCGTGGCCCAGCCGGTCTGCGCGCCCGCGTACAGCGTGATGGCCGAGCGCGAGAACGACGAGCTGGTGGGAAAGGAACCCGAGAAGCCCGAAGCCAGCTTGGCGAGGCCCTGGCCGATCAGGTCCTGGTTTTCGTTCCAGAGGGTGCCCGCGCGCGCGTTGTCGACCTTGGCGCTCGATGCGGTCTCCAGAAAGCTCACCAGCGTGATCATCAGCGCGGGCAAGACCAGCGCGCTGAACGTGTTCAAGGGCAGCAGCCCTGGCCAGTAGAAGGAGGGCAGGCCCGAGGGCAAGCTGCCCACCACCGCACCGCCGCGCAGCGCGTAGTTGATGGTCCAGCTGATGGCCGCGGCACCTGCCACCAGCGCCATGGTGGTCGGGAAGCGCGGCGCCAGGCGCTTGCCGAGCCACAGCACGGCGATGCTGCCGAGCCCGAAGGCAATGGCCACCATGTCGGGCAGTGGTCCGCCCCGCAATACCTGGGCAATGGTGCGGCCCGTGAACCCGAGCAGCGCCGGCAACTGCGAGATGGCAATCAGCACCGCCGCGCCTTGGGTGAAGCCGATCAGCACCGGCGAATTCACCAGCCGCAGCAGCCAGCCGAAACGGCCCGCGCCCAACACCATCTGGATGGCCCCCGACATCAGCGTGAGCCACACCGCCATGGCCACCCAATCGGTGCTGCCGGGCACCGCCAGCGGCGCGAGCGAGGCGCCCACCAGCAGGCTTGTAAGCGCGGTAGGCCCGACCGACAGCCGCTGCGACGAACTGAAGATCACCGCGACCAGCGCTGGAAACAGCGCCGCGTACACGCCGGTGACCAGCGGCATGCCGGCCAGCGCGGCGTAGGCCACGCCCTGTGGAATGACCATCAGCGCCACCGTGATACCGGCCATCGCTTCGTTGCGCAGCAGCGCAGCCGAGGGGCGCGGCCAGGCAAGGCAGGGAATCCAGCGCGCGAGGCGTTGGCGCACGGAAGAAGAGGAGGAGGCTGCCGGATTCATGAATAGGGATGGGCACTCTGGTCCGGCGTCAGCTTACCCCCGGCGCCGTGCGCTGCAACCGGTGGCGCTAGGCCCTGCGAAAGAGCAGCACCGAGTTGGTTCCGCCGAACGCGAACGAGTTGCTGATGGCGGCCTGGAGTTCAGGCGCGGCCGTTTCGCCCGGCTTGACCAGGTTCAGGCTGCAAGCGGGATCGATCTCGCTGCAGTGCGCGTTGGGCGGCAACTGGCGCCGATGCAGCGCAAGCACGGTGATGACGGCCTCGATTGCACCGGCGGCGCCGAGCATGTGCCCGTGCAGCGCCTTGGTGGAACTGACCCGCAATTGGTCGAAGTCGTCGCCCCAGACCTCCGCGAGCGCATTGCGTTCGACCACGTCGCCGATGCGCGTGGCCGTGCCGTGCGCGTTGCAGTAGCCCACGTCGCGCGGCTGCAGGCCGGCCTGGCGCAGGGCGGCGCGCAATGCGCGGGCCTGCCCAGGTGCGTCGGGCTTGGTGAGGTGCGTTGCGTCGCTGCTGAGGCCCCAGCCCGCGAGCGTGGCGTAGCTGCGGGCGCCGCGTCGGCGGGCGTGCTCGGCCGATTCGAGCACGACGAACGCCGCGCCCTCGCCGAGGGCAAACCCGTTGCGGTCGGCCGCGAAGGGGCGCACGGCGTTGGCTGCTTCGCCGGGCTGGAAGGTGGCCAGCGTCTGCATGGCGTGCCATGCCAGCACCACTCCCGGCACGATGAGCGCCTCGCTGCCGCCGGCAATGGCCAGGTCGACTTCGCCGCGTTGAATGGCCTTGGCGGCTTCGGCAATGGCAACCGACGACGACGCACAGGCGACCGAATAGGTGAGTACCGGCCCCTGCACGCCGTTGCGCATGGCCACATGGGCCGCGGGAGCGTTGGGCATGAAGGCCGGAATGGTGAGCGGCGGTACCCGCATGCCGCCGCGGTAGGCGGCCTCGAGCGCCGCTGCACCGCCCATGCCGCAGCCGGCATAGACGCCGATGCGCTCGGGGTCGGTATCTGCGCGATCGAAGCCCGCATCCTGCAGTGCAAGGTCGGCGGCCGCTACCGCAAGCTGGCTGACCCGGTCGACGCCGGCGAGCTGCAGCTTGGTGAACCAGCGCGTTTCGTCGAAAGCCACGGTGGCCGCGGCGGCCGGCTTGGGCAGGTCGGGAAAGATCGGGCGGATGGCCGACTGGCCATCCTGCAGCGCCTGAAACAGCGCATGGGGCTCGCCGCCATGCGGCGCCATGACGCCCAGGCCGGTGACGCAGACCTCGTGGTTCACGCTGCCTTCGCGGCCCTGACCTTGTCGACGAGCAGCGCCAGTTCGCCCAGCGTGTCGATGTTCGCGTCGTCGTCTGGCATGGTGATGCCGAAGTGATCTTCGATGGCAAACAGGAACTCGGCCAATGCGAGCGAGTCGAGCCCGCCGGTTTCGCGCATCGATGCGTTGGGGTCGAGCTTCGACGGTTCGATACCGTACTTCTCGTGGATCAGGTCCTGCAATTCCTTCAGCGAACTCATCGTGCGATGCCTGTTGTCGTGTGCCGGTCGCTGATCGATCGCCACCCCTCAGGGTGCTCCGTGGGATCGACCCCTTCCTCGCTCGGCTTGTGGGTCAGTGATGGCCAATGATATCCGCTCCCACCAAAGTATTCGGCCGGTTCCGGTACACCGGCCGCCAGCGCAAAGAGGGGAGCGCAAAGGCCGTTCCCAGCAACGCGCCGGCCACTGCGTCGAGCACCACGTGCTGCTTGACGGCCAGCGTCGAGTAGGCGATGGCGGCAAACCAGATCCAGTTGGCAACGCGCAGAAAGACCGGCGTGCGCGCCTCGCGCAGCACGTGATCCAGGCGGATGGCCGTGAAGATGGCCACGGCCACATGCATCGAGGGGCAGGCGTTGCCCGCGGCATCTACGCCCTGCAGCATCGCAAAGCCCGGGTAGCCTGACACGTCGATGGTGAGCGGCGGTATTTGCGTGGGCCAGAAATAGAAGAGGGCCAGGCCCGTGAGGCACAACGCGCCGATCCAGAGCCCGTAGACCACCAGCTCCCGAAAGCCCAGTTGCAGTCCGGGCGCGATGCCGACGTAGAACCAGAGCGAGAGGTACGCGCCCAGCGTGTAGGGCTGGAATGGAATCAGGTGGTCCAGCGCCGTGAGTGGCATCACCACGACCGGATACGCAGGATTGCGCAGCAGATGGAAATAGCCGATGAAGAAGAGCCAGGTGAATGCCGTGGTGCCGATCGCCTTGAGCCAGAAGAGGGAGCGGATGCGCTCACCGATGTCTGCGGTCCAGGTCAGGGGTCGATGCGATCGGGAAATGGGCGCCATGGGGCAGGTCGGTCGGGGTCCGTGGTTTCTTGGGCCCGCCGATCTTGCCAGAGCGCCATGACGGCGCCATGCGACTCCGGCGATTGCAGTGGGTCAGGCGAGCGCGGCCGATCGCTTGCGGTGCTGGAACGAGGTCGGCGAGCGCCCCGTGGCCGCCTTGAACATGGCGCAGAACGCGCTGTCGGTGGCATAGCCGCTGGCCGCCGCCACCTGGCTCACCGCCATGCCGCGCGCCAGCAGCGGCAGCGCATGCGCCATCACGGCCTGCTGCCGCCACTGCTGCCAGCTCATGCCAAGCTGGTCGCGAAAGAGCCGCGCCACGGTGCGCTCGCTGGCGCCGATGGCGGCGGCGCGCTCGGCCAGGGTGGCGCGGTCGGCGGGGTTGCGCAGCAGCGCTTCGCAGAGCTGGCGCAGCCGCTTGTCGGTGGGCAGCGGCACGTCGATGCGTATCTGGGTGGCACGCTCCAGCTCGTCGACCAGTAGCGGGGCGATCATGCGTTCGCGCTGCGGTGCGTGCGGATCGGCGGGCGGCAGGCCGTCGGGCGTGGTGTCGAGCGCGAGCATCAGCGCGCGCAGCAAGGGGCTGATTTCGAGCACCTCGCACTTTTCCCACGGCGGGCCGAGCCAGGCGTGGAGGTACACGGTGCGCAACTCGGCATCCTCGATCAGCATGATGCTGTGCGGCATGTTGGCCGGCACCCAGACCGCGCGGGAGGGCGGCACGATATAGCTGCCGTCCTGCGTGCTGAGCCGGATCACGCCGCGGGTCGAGAACGTGAGCTGCGGCCAGGGGTGCTGGTGCAGTTCGACGAAGGTGTCTGCGCTCAGGAAATGTTCCTTGGCGCGCAGCGGCCGCACTGCGTCGGGTGCGTAGAGGTGCGGCGTGAGCGAGGCGACGCTGGTGACCGGTGCCACGTTCGGGCCGCGCGGCTTGGCGGCGCGGGGGCTTCCGCTATCGGTTGAAAAAGAGGGGGAAACGGCGCTTGGCATGGTTTCGACAAATGTTGTCGCTGTATCGCCATTCTGCCGCGACCTGCGGGCATAGCATCGGTGCCTGCACGGTTTTTTGTAGCAATCCATGTCTTCAACTCCCTCCCCGACAGCCACCCCTTCCACCAATCTGCGCAGCGATGCCCAGTTGATCGGCCTGGTCGGCCTGGCCCATGCCATCAGCCACTTCAGCCAGCTGATCCTGGCGCCGCTGTTTCCCTGGCTGAAGGACGCATTCAACGTGAGCTACACCGAGCTCGGCGCGGTGCTGACGGTGTTCTTCGTGGTGTCGTGCATCGTGCAGGCGGCCTCGGGCTTCATCGTCGACAAGCTGGGTCCGCGGCCCGTGCTCTTCGTGGGGCTGGGCGCGCTGGCGCTGGCTGCCTTCGGCTATGCCATGGCCCAGAGCTACTGGATGCTGCTGGCATGCGCAATCGTGGGCGGCATCGGCAACGGCGTGTTCCATCCGGTCGACTACACGCTCTTCAACCGCAAGGTTGCGCCGACGCGGCTTGGCCATGCGTATAGCGTGCACGGCATCACCGGCAGCCTGGGCTGGGCGCTGGCGCCGGCCTTCGTGGTGCCGATTGCCATGGCGTATTCGTGGCGCGTGGCGCTGGCATCGGCGGGTGCGCTGGCCATTGTGGTGCTGCTGGTGCTCTGGGCTTACCGCAGTGTGCTGGCGCTCGACGTGAAGGCGGTGCAAAAAGCCACCGGCCACGGCGAGCCCGCGTCCATCGGCGGCGAGTTCGACTTTCTGCGCATTCCGGCCGTGTGGATGTGCTTCGGGTTCTTCTTTTTGTATGCCGTCGTGATCAGCGTGGTGCAGACCTTCGCACCCGTCGCGGCGGGCCATCTGCACGCAGTGCCGGTGGCGCTGGTGGCGGTTTGCCTCACGGTGTACATGGTGGCCAGCGCGGCCGGCATGGTGGCGGGCGGCTTTCTCGCGTCCGACCCGTCGCGCTGCGAGCGCATTGTGGGAACCGGCTTCGGCATTGCGGCCGCAGTGGCGCTGGTGCTGGCCTTTGCGCAGTTTCCGCCGGTGCTGGTGCCGGTGCTGTTCGGCGTGATGGGTTTCGTATCCGGCGTGGCCGGGCCTTCGCGCGACCTGCTGGTCAAGCGCTCGACGCCGCCCAATGCCACGGGGCGCGTCTACGGTGTGGTGTACGCGGGCCTGGACATCGGCCAGGCACTGGCGCCGCTGGTGTTCGGCCGGCTCATGGACCATGCCCAGTACACGAGCGTGATCGTCGGCCTTGCGCTGGTGCAGGGCGTTCTGATAGCCAGCGCCTTCAACGTAACGAAGGTTCGCCGTACGGCGCTGGTACCGGCCTCGGCCTGACGCTTCGGACGCCGCCAACATGGCGGTACGCATGCGCTCGATATCATCGGCCGCATGCAGGCCTTGTATGTGTATGTGATCGCCGGCGCCGTGCTGGCGGGCTTTGTGCAGGGCCTGTCCGGTTTTGCCTTCGGCCTGGTGGCGATGTCGGTCTGGGCCTGGACCCTGGAACCGCAACTGGCCGCCGTGCTTTCGCTGTTCGGCGCGCTCACCGGCCAGGTGATTGCGGCGGTCACGGTGCGCCGCGCTTTCGACAGGCATGTGCTGTGGCCCTTCGTGCTCGGCGGGCTGGTCGGGGTGCCCGTCGGCGTGTGGCTGCTGCCGCACCTCGATCTTGTGCTCTTCAAGGTTTGCCTTGGCGTGCTGCTGGTGCTGTGGTGTCCTGCCATGCTGATGTCGCAGCACCTGCCAAAGCTGAGCTTCGGCGGACGAATCGCCGACGGCATCGCCGGGTGCATCGGCGGCGCCATGGCGGGCATCGGCGGCTTCTCGGGCACCATTCCCACCCTCTGGTGCACCCTGCGCGGCTTCCAGCGCGACACGCAGCGCGCGGTGATCCAGAACTTCAACCTTGCGATGCTGATGGTGGCGTTTTCAATCCACCTGGCGACCGGCAGCATCGGGCGCTCGATGGTGCCGCTGCTGGGGCTGGTGGCGCTGGCGGTCGCGGTCCCGGTGCTGCTGGGCGCGCGGCTCTACATCGGCATCAGCGAGGCAACGTTCCGCAAGCTGGTGCTCGGCCTGTTGACCGCCTCCGGCGTGGCGATGCTGGCCTCGGGCGTGCCTGCGCTGCTGCAGCGCGGCTGAGCTGCGGCTTGCGTTTCTACGCGGTGGGAAGGATCTCGCGCACGCGTGCCCACGGCCGGCACATCAGCGTGCCGCGCGGAGAGACCACGATGGGCCGCTGCAGCAAGATGGGGTTGGCGACGATGAAGTCGAACAGCTGGTCTTCGGTCCACTTCGGGTCGGCCAGCTTCAGCTCTTCGTAGGGAGCTTCCTTCGTGCGCAGCAGGTCGCGGGCGCCCAAGCCCATGGCCTTTGCCAACTCGCGCAGCTTCTTCTTCGTCGGCGGTGTTTCCAGGTAGAGAACGATCTCGGGTTCCACGCCGCTCTCGCGGATCAGGCCCAGCACGTTGCGCGAGGTGCTGCAGTTGGGCTTGTGGAAGATGGTCATCGGATACGACGTAGTCGGGGTGCGTGCGGTCATCGGGTCGTCATTCTTTCTGCACTTGCGGGTCCAACGAGAAAGGAAAGCGCGCCGCCCAGAATTCGGCCAGCCGGGGATCGGCGTCCACGCGCCGCACCACCTGGGCCATGCGCGGCGCCACGCGGTAGAAGCGCTTTCGATGCGGCGTCCAGCGCGACAGCACAGTCACGTAGAGGTCGAGCATGCTGATCTTCTCGCCGAGCAGGTAGGGCGCGGGTTCGTCGATCTGCGTGTCCATCAGGTGCCAGCAGTGCGCAATGCGCTCGGCCGAACGTTCGAGCATCACGGCCTGCGCCGCCGGGTCGGGCGTGAGCCGGGTGGGATCGTCGCGCACCCAGTACAGCGAATAGATGGCCGCCGGCAGGTAGACCATCCATCGCAGGTATCGCGCGCGCAGCGGATCGCCAGGCGCGGGGCAGAGTCCGGCTTCGGGATAGCGGTCGCCGAGCCAGATCAGGATGGCCGCGCTCTCGGTCATCACCTCGCCCGAAGGCAGCACCAGCGCGGGCACCTGGCGCATCGGG from Variovorax paradoxus includes these protein-coding regions:
- a CDS encoding SulP family inorganic anion transporter, producing the protein MNPAASSSSSVRQRLARWIPCLAWPRPSAALLRNEAMAGITVALMVIPQGVAYAALAGMPLVTGVYAALFPALVAVIFSSSQRLSVGPTALTSLLVGASLAPLAVPGSTDWVAMAVWLTLMSGAIQMVLGAGRFGWLLRLVNSPVLIGFTQGAAVLIAISQLPALLGFTGRTIAQVLRGGPLPDMVAIAFGLGSIAVLWLGKRLAPRFPTTMALVAGAAAISWTINYALRGGAVVGSLPSGLPSFYWPGLLPLNTFSALVLPALMITLVSFLETASSAKVDNARAGTLWNENQDLIGQGLAKLASGFSGSFPTSSSFSRSAITLYAGAQTGWATLFSVIVVAGALLWLMPLLYHVPQAVLAAVVVTAILGLVKPASFVALWRVSRIEAGVAFGTFVLTIATAPSIYWGVLGGLLASLAHYMYRHLHPRIIEVGLHPDGSLRDRNLWKLPPLAPHLYALRMDAELDFASASTLERALTVALAERPDLTDVCLFAQPINRIDITGAEVFGSIRRMMEAKGVRLHLSGLKLPAMQVLERAGLLAPGPMLFSYRTDAEALAALTQPAEAASSAAVRSEAAA
- a CDS encoding beta-ketoacyl-[acyl-carrier-protein] synthase family protein, which codes for MNHEVCVTGLGVMAPHGGEPHALFQALQDGQSAIRPIFPDLPKPAAAATVAFDETRWFTKLQLAGVDRVSQLAVAAADLALQDAGFDRADTDPERIGVYAGCGMGGAAALEAAYRGGMRVPPLTIPAFMPNAPAAHVAMRNGVQGPVLTYSVACASSSVAIAEAAKAIQRGEVDLAIAGGSEALIVPGVVLAWHAMQTLATFQPGEAANAVRPFAADRNGFALGEGAAFVVLESAEHARRRGARSYATLAGWGLSSDATHLTKPDAPGQARALRAALRQAGLQPRDVGYCNAHGTATRIGDVVERNALAEVWGDDFDQLRVSSTKALHGHMLGAAGAIEAVITVLALHRRQLPPNAHCSEIDPACSLNLVKPGETAAPELQAAISNSFAFGGTNSVLLFRRA
- a CDS encoding acyl carrier protein, with translation MSSLKELQDLIHEKYGIEPSKLDPNASMRETGGLDSLALAEFLFAIEDHFGITMPDDDANIDTLGELALLVDKVRAAKAA
- a CDS encoding phosphatase PAP2 family protein codes for the protein MAPISRSHRPLTWTADIGERIRSLFWLKAIGTTAFTWLFFIGYFHLLRNPAYPVVVMPLTALDHLIPFQPYTLGAYLSLWFYVGIAPGLQLGFRELVVYGLWIGALCLTGLALFYFWPTQIPPLTIDVSGYPGFAMLQGVDAAGNACPSMHVAVAIFTAIRLDHVLREARTPVFLRVANWIWFAAIAYSTLAVKQHVVLDAVAGALLGTAFALPSLRWRPVYRNRPNTLVGADIIGHH
- a CDS encoding AraC family transcriptional regulator: MPSAVSPSFSTDSGSPRAAKPRGPNVAPVTSVASLTPHLYAPDAVRPLRAKEHFLSADTFVELHQHPWPQLTFSTRGVIRLSTQDGSYIVPPSRAVWVPANMPHSIMLIEDAELRTVYLHAWLGPPWEKCEVLEISPLLRALMLALDTTPDGLPPADPHAPQRERMIAPLLVDELERATQIRIDVPLPTDKRLRQLCEALLRNPADRATLAERAAAIGASERTVARLFRDQLGMSWQQWRQQAVMAHALPLLARGMAVSQVAAASGYATDSAFCAMFKAATGRSPTSFQHRKRSAALA
- a CDS encoding MFS transporter — protein: MSSTPSPTATPSTNLRSDAQLIGLVGLAHAISHFSQLILAPLFPWLKDAFNVSYTELGAVLTVFFVVSCIVQAASGFIVDKLGPRPVLFVGLGALALAAFGYAMAQSYWMLLACAIVGGIGNGVFHPVDYTLFNRKVAPTRLGHAYSVHGITGSLGWALAPAFVVPIAMAYSWRVALASAGALAIVVLLVLWAYRSVLALDVKAVQKATGHGEPASIGGEFDFLRIPAVWMCFGFFFLYAVVISVVQTFAPVAAGHLHAVPVALVAVCLTVYMVASAAGMVAGGFLASDPSRCERIVGTGFGIAAAVALVLAFAQFPPVLVPVLFGVMGFVSGVAGPSRDLLVKRSTPPNATGRVYGVVYAGLDIGQALAPLVFGRLMDHAQYTSVIVGLALVQGVLIASAFNVTKVRRTALVPASA
- a CDS encoding sulfite exporter TauE/SafE family protein encodes the protein MQALYVYVIAGAVLAGFVQGLSGFAFGLVAMSVWAWTLEPQLAAVLSLFGALTGQVIAAVTVRRAFDRHVLWPFVLGGLVGVPVGVWLLPHLDLVLFKVCLGVLLVLWCPAMLMSQHLPKLSFGGRIADGIAGCIGGAMAGIGGFSGTIPTLWCTLRGFQRDTQRAVIQNFNLAMLMVAFSIHLATGSIGRSMVPLLGLVALAVAVPVLLGARLYIGISEATFRKLVLGLLTASGVAMLASGVPALLQRG
- the arsC gene encoding arsenate reductase (glutaredoxin) (This arsenate reductase requires both glutathione and glutaredoxin to convert arsenate to arsenite, after which the efflux transporter formed by ArsA and ArsB can extrude the arsenite from the cell, providing resistance.), with product MTARTPTTSYPMTIFHKPNCSTSRNVLGLIRESGVEPEIVLYLETPPTKKKLRELAKAMGLGARDLLRTKEAPYEELKLADPKWTEDQLFDFIVANPILLQRPIVVSPRGTLMCRPWARVREILPTA
- a CDS encoding glutathione S-transferase family protein gives rise to the protein MTSSSAPSNDRYTLYGAPGSGATPVHAALTLIGAQVDTVDVSPWEGESQRERVSGINPMRQVPALVLPSGEVMTESAAILIWLGDRYPEAGLCPAPGDPLRARYLRWMVYLPAAIYSLYWVRDDPTRLTPDPAAQAVMLERSAERIAHCWHLMDTQIDEPAPYLLGEKISMLDLYVTVLSRWTPHRKRFYRVAPRMAQVVRRVDADPRLAEFWAARFPFSLDPQVQKE